In the Calonectris borealis chromosome 11, bCalBor7.hap1.2, whole genome shotgun sequence genome, one interval contains:
- the MAPK6 gene encoding mitogen-activated protein kinase 6 — translation MAEKFESLMNIHGFDLGSRYMDLKPLGCGGNGLVFSAVDNDCDKRVAVKKIVLTDPQSVKHALREIKIIRRLDHDNIVKVFEILGPSGSQLTDDVGSLTELNCVYIVQEYMETDLANLLEQGPLLEDHARLFMYQLLRGLKYIHSANVLHRDLKPANLFINTEDLVLKIGDFGLARIMDPHYSHKGHLSEGLVTKWYRSPRLLLSPNNYTKAIDMWAAGCIFAEMLTGKTLFAGAHELEQMQLILESIPVVHEEDRQELLSVIPVYIRNDMTEPHKPLTQLLPGISPEALDFLEQILTFSPMDRLTAEEALSHPYMSIYSFPTDEPISSHPFHIEDEVDDILLMDESHSHIYNWERYHESQFSDHDWPIHNNYEADEVQRDPRALSDVTDEEEVQVDPRKYLDGDREKYLEDPAFDTHFSTEPCWQYSDHHENKYCDLECSHTCNYKMRSSSYLDNLVWRDSEVNHYYEPKLIIDLSNWKEQSKEKSDKKGKSKCEKNGLVKAQIALEEASQQLVEKEREKNQGFDFDSFIAETIQLSLQHESTDVDKLNDLNSSVSQIELKGLISKSVSREKQEKGMANLAQLEALYQTSWDSQFVSSGAECFLIDQFCCEVRKDEQVEKENTYTSYLDKFFSKKEDAEMLEPEPVEEGKLGEKEREESFLSNSGELLFNKQLEAIGIPQFHSPVGSPLKSIQATLTPSAMKSSPQIPHKTYSSILKHLN, via the exons atggcagaaaaatttgAAAGTCTCATGAACATTCATGGTTTTGATCTGGGCTCTCGGTATATGGACTTAAAACCACTGGGCTGTGGTGGAAATGGCTTAGTTTTTTCTGCTGTCGATAATGACTGTGACAAAAGAGTGGCTGTCAAGAAAATTGTCCTTACAGATCCCCAGAGTGTTAAACATGCTCTACGTGAGATCAAAATTATTAGAAGACTTGACCACGATAACATTGTCAAAGTATTTGAAATTCTTGGTCCTAGTGGAAGCCAGTTAACAGATGACGTGGGCTCCCTTACAGAATTGAACTGTGTTTACATTGTCCAGGAATACATGGAGACAGATCTGGCTAATCTGCTAGAGCAGGGCCCTTTACTGGAAGATCATGCCAGACTTTTCATGTACCAGCTGCTACGTGGGCTCAAGTATATTCACTCTGCAAATGTTCTGCATAGAGATCTCAAACCAGCTAATCTTTTCATTAATACTGAAGACTTGGTGCTGAAGATTGGTGACTTCGGTCTTGCACGAATCATGGATCCTCATTATTCCCACAAG gGCCATCTTTCTGAAGGATTGGTTACTAAATGGTACAGATCGCCCCGTCTTTTGCTTTCTCCTAACAACTACACTAAAGCCATTGACATGTGGGCTGCAGGTTGCATCTTTGCTGAAATGCTGACTGGGAAAACCCTCTTTGCAG GTGCACATGAACTTGAACAGATGCAGTTGATTCTAGAATCAATTCCTGTTGTACATGAGGAGGACCGTCAGGAGCTTCTCAGTGTAATTCCAGTTTACATTAGAAACGATATGACTGAGCCACACAAACCTTTAACTCAGTTGCTTCCAGGCATCAGTCCTGAAG CGCTGGACTTTCTGGAGCAAATTTTGACATTTAGTCCCATGGATCGATtgacagcagaagaagctttgtCCCATCCTTATATGAGCATTTATTCCTTTCCAACGGATGAGCCTATTTCAAGTCATCCTTTTCACATTGAAGATGAGGTTGATGATATTCTGCTGATGGATGAAAGTCACAGCCATATTTATAATTGGGAAAG ATACCATGAAAGTCAGTTTTCAGACCATGACTGGCCTATTCATAATAACTATGAAGCTGATGAAGTTCAGCGTGATCCAAGGGCTCTTTCTGATGTTACTGATGAGGAAGAAGTGCAAGTAGATCCTCGCAAATATTTGGATGGAGATCGTGAAAAGTATCTGGAGGATCCTGCCTTTGACACCCACTTCTCTACTGAACCTTGCTGGCAGTATTCAGATCACCATGAAAACAAGTATTGTGATCTGGAATGTAGTCACACTTGTAATTACAAAATGAGGTCATCTTCATACCTAGATAATTTAGTTTGGCGGGACAGTGAAGTTAACCATTACTATGAGCCCAAGCTTATTATAGATCTTTCGAACTGGAAGGAGCAGAGCAAAGAAAAGTCTGATAAGAAAGGCAAGTCTAAATGTGAAAAGAATGGGTTGGTGAAAGCTCAGATAGCACTTGAGGAAGCATCACAGCAACTTgttgaaaaagaaagggagaagaatcAAGGATTTGACTTTGATTCATTTATAGCAGAAACCATTCAGCTTAGTTTACAACACGAGTCTACTGACGTTGATAAATTGAATGACTTGAATAGCTCAGTGTCTCAAATAGAGTTGAAAGGGTTAATATCAAAGTCAGtaagcagagagaagcaggagaaaggaatGGCTAATTTGGCACAGTTAGAAGCTCTGTACCAGACTTCTTGGGACAGTCAGTTTGTAAGTAGTGGGGCGGAGTGCTTCCTCATAGACCAGTTTTGTTGCGAGGTAAGGAAAGATGAAcaagttgaaaaagaaaatacttacaCCAGTTATTTGGACAAATTTTTTAGTAAGAAAGAAGATGCTGAAATGCTAGAACCTGAGCCAGTAGAAGAGGGGAAGcttggggagaaggagagagaagagagcttTCTCAGTAACAGTGGAGAACTCCTCTTCAACAAGCAGCTTGAGGCTATAGGTATTCCTCAGTTTCACAGCCCTGTTGGTTCGCCACTGAAATCGATACAGGCCACGTTAACGCCTTCTGCTATGAAATCATCTCCCCAAATTCCCCACAAAACATACAGCAGCATTCTGAAACATCTAAATTAA